A genome region from Bradyrhizobium sp. WSM1417 includes the following:
- a CDS encoding ABC transporter ATP-binding protein: MTEIHEAAARPSPGIVPAPPLLAVRNIEVVYDDVILVLRGLSLDVPKGAIVALLGANGAGKSTTLKAISGLLKTEDGEVTRGEILFEGERINGIDPDKIVRRGIFQVMEGRRIVADMTSLENLKLGAFTRRDRDVGADLDMVFNYFPRLKERTGLAGYLSGGEQQMLAIGRALMARPKMILMDEPSMGLSPLLVKEVFSIIHKINRDLGVTILLVEQNARAALSVASHGYIMEQGKVVLDGTADELRDNEDVKEFYLGGAGDQRKSFKNLKSFKRRKRWL; this comes from the coding sequence ATGACCGAAATTCACGAAGCAGCAGCTCGTCCCTCCCCCGGCATCGTACCCGCACCGCCTCTCCTTGCCGTGCGCAACATCGAGGTCGTCTATGACGACGTCATCCTGGTGCTGCGCGGTCTCAGCCTCGACGTGCCCAAGGGCGCGATCGTGGCGCTGCTCGGCGCCAACGGCGCCGGCAAGTCGACGACGCTGAAGGCGATCTCTGGGCTGCTCAAAACCGAGGACGGCGAAGTCACACGTGGCGAAATCTTGTTCGAAGGCGAGCGGATCAATGGCATCGACCCCGACAAGATCGTCCGCCGCGGCATCTTCCAGGTGATGGAGGGCCGGCGCATCGTCGCCGACATGACCTCGCTGGAAAACCTCAAGCTCGGCGCCTTCACCCGCCGGGACCGCGACGTTGGCGCCGATCTCGACATGGTCTTCAACTATTTCCCGCGTCTGAAAGAGCGCACCGGGCTTGCCGGTTATCTCTCCGGCGGCGAGCAGCAGATGCTCGCGATCGGCCGCGCGCTGATGGCTCGCCCGAAGATGATCCTGATGGACGAGCCCTCGATGGGCCTGTCGCCGCTGCTGGTGAAAGAGGTGTTCTCAATCATCCACAAGATCAACCGTGACCTCGGCGTCACCATTCTTCTGGTCGAGCAGAACGCCCGCGCTGCGCTGTCGGTGGCAAGCCACGGCTACATCATGGAGCAGGGCAAGGTCGTGCTCGACGGCACCGCGGACGAATTGCGCGACAACGAGGACGTCAAGGAATTCTACCTCGGCGGCGCCGGCGACCAGCGCAAGAGCTTCAAGAACCTCAAGAGCTTCAAGCGGCGCAAGCGCTGGCTTTAA
- a CDS encoding AGE family epimerase/isomerase: MADEGISAADEASDVVPRLKRRMIDEALPLWSTVGWDHGAGGFIDRLHRDGTADSAAPRRVFVQARQIWCYAKAAQIGWYPEGRAIALKGLEHLLAKAKAPDGRPGYVHRLTPEGAVLDARRDAYDHAFILFALATVYALDQDAQIRAEIDALLAFLDGHLRSPHGGVHEGLPVSLPRRQNPHMHLFEAMIACFDATHDLSFQNRAGEFFALFLANLYDKRTRALGEYFEEDWSKIAPVSIEPGHQAEWVWLLKGFERITGCPTGQRRAELLVTALRYRDEATGCLIDEGDDAGNIRRTTRRLWPQTEIAKAWIAQAESGEAGAADEARMALARLERHYLSHPVRGGWYDQFERDGKSLIDTIPASSFYHVLCAVTEAEQVLDG; the protein is encoded by the coding sequence ATGGCGGACGAGGGAATCAGTGCGGCGGACGAGGCGTCGGACGTCGTGCCGCGCCTGAAGCGCCGCATGATCGACGAGGCGCTGCCGTTGTGGTCGACGGTCGGCTGGGACCATGGCGCGGGTGGTTTCATCGATCGGCTGCATCGTGACGGCACGGCGGACAGCGCCGCGCCGCGGCGCGTGTTCGTGCAGGCCCGTCAGATCTGGTGCTACGCCAAGGCTGCGCAGATCGGCTGGTACCCTGAGGGGCGCGCCATCGCACTGAAGGGGCTCGAGCATCTGCTCGCCAAAGCAAAGGCGCCCGACGGCCGGCCGGGCTACGTGCACCGTCTGACGCCGGAGGGCGCGGTGCTGGACGCCCGCCGCGATGCCTACGACCACGCCTTCATCCTGTTTGCGCTCGCGACAGTCTACGCGCTCGACCAGGACGCACAAATTCGCGCAGAGATCGACGCGCTGCTCGCCTTCCTCGACGGTCATCTGCGCTCGCCGCACGGCGGCGTCCACGAAGGTCTTCCGGTTTCGCTGCCGCGCCGGCAGAACCCGCACATGCATCTGTTCGAGGCGATGATCGCGTGCTTTGACGCGACCCACGATTTGTCGTTCCAGAACCGCGCCGGCGAGTTCTTCGCACTGTTCCTCGCCAATCTCTACGACAAGCGGACGCGCGCGCTCGGCGAATATTTCGAGGAGGACTGGTCGAAGATCGCGCCGGTCAGCATCGAGCCCGGCCACCAGGCGGAATGGGTCTGGTTGCTGAAGGGGTTCGAACGCATCACGGGCTGCCCGACCGGACAGCGGCGCGCCGAGCTGCTGGTAACCGCGCTGCGCTATCGCGACGAGGCCACCGGCTGCCTGATCGACGAGGGTGACGACGCCGGCAACATTCGCCGCACTACGCGCCGGCTGTGGCCACAGACCGAGATCGCGAAGGCGTGGATCGCGCAGGCCGAATCCGGCGAGGCGGGCGCGGCGGACGAGGCGCGCATGGCTCTGGCGCGGCTCGAACGCCATTATCTCAGTCATCCCGTGCGGGGCGGCTGGTACGACCAGTTCGAGCGCGACGGCAAATCGCTGATCGACACCATTCCTGCGTCGTCGTTCTATCATGTTCTCTGCGCAGTCACGGAAGCGGAACAGGTATTGGATGGTTAA